The following nucleotide sequence is from Strix uralensis isolate ZFMK-TIS-50842 chromosome 15, bStrUra1, whole genome shotgun sequence.
TCAGAACATGGCAAATTCACTCCCCCCGCCACTAGCACACCTGCCAAAATATCCAGGTGTGTGctcacaaacatgaaagaaaacattttcaaaaatccccacACAGCTCAAGTGATACAGATGAGGTTCGTGTGCTACAGAATTCACTTGTTGGGTACACAAATGCTACCGAGCTGGCTGGGCAGACTCAGTGTTCTCAGAGCAGACTATCTGGCTTCACCTTCACTGGAACCCCAGTAAGTGCCTATTTTTTAGGGTCTGCAGTGAAAGCTGGCCCTCAGCCCGTGGCGCTGGCCATAGATACCCATCTAACACTGGAGACATCAGGCTCAAAACACTGACCCCACTGAACCGATGAGGGAAATTCCTGCCGGGGTCAGCGCAGCCTGAACCTCACCCCAGGACAAgtcctgcagctcagggctggcacacgggctctgccagaggagcagcactgagcctccagctcttcccttttgctGGAGATCAACACCAGGACCAGAGGGGCAACAAGAGCAACTGTGCAGCGTTTTTTCAGCTCCCCCAGGTTCACAGCGCTGACGTGCTGGAGTGTGCCAGCCAGCTTCACGCTGCGtgagctgaggagcagcagctgctggctgctgttgctgtgctgacAACCTCCAGAGAAGGGAGACGAGCCACGGGCAGCAACACCTTCCACCACGGCTGCTGAATCCAACAGACTCCTCAGAGCCACAGAGCAGGTCCCCGCCAGGTGGAAGAGAAGGCGGCAGCCACTGAGACACGAGAACACAAAGACAAATGCTCGAAGGCTGTATATGCTTGGatctgccaaaaccaaaagggCCAGGAtcggagagaagaaagaagccctaagatccatttttttttttcttcaggaagccCCGGTCTGCACAAAACCACCACCTTCCTGGTTATGTTCAGccctaccaaaataaaagcacGCTTACACACTTCAGTGAAGCTCCAGTGCCCTTCTGtgcctcctggaaaaaaaagaatttgctaaaTCGTGGTTGAcacactttggggttttttgaatgtTGAAGTCTACAAATAACTGGACACAGACAACATAAAACTACCACAGAATCTGACACAGCTGGCAGATGTCCTGACCCTGCCTGAGGCCAGGAGGCCAGACGAGGCGACAGCCCACGGCCCCGTCCAAGCCCACGGAGCTGcgtgtggcagccctgagcctccccacggggccctgcagagacactgcagaaggacagagctcacCCCGCTGACCTGGGACAGGAAGGCAGACACGCGCCCAGGACACCTCCGGGTACAAGGGCAAAATTCTCAGGCCACAGAACAAatctcaaaaccagaagcttgatgaactgtttttctccctctccttttagaatccctacacacgcacacacagttttaatatgattccaggaatttgaaatgtatgtaaaaataacttcttacAGCTATTATCTCCATACTACAGGTTTGACAGGGAACTCTGTACAGTGccttaaaactgcaaaataacttgTCATCAGCTCCATCCACATTTCTCCTCTTACGAGCCTTCCCACCCCGCTCctacttccttattttctttcttttcttttttgttcctaaaCTGTGGAGTTATAGCGAAAAGCAAGATGACCAAAGATGATTAGATGAAGGTCACAAGCTGAAGTATGAGAGATTTGCTATCAGCAGGGTTAAATacatcagggaggaaggagatatATTGACAGCTGAAAGGTTTGTTCATTTGAGTTCACTTCTACTGCAAATTTTCTGCTAGATCCACTTGTGAGAAAGTCAGAATGTAATAAACAGAGTCATTCTCTGTAGGGTTattgatgagggaaaaaaaagagttataagtagtattgatttggggtgaaatggcaGAACGTGACAATCAACAGAGCTTAGTCAGATATAAAATGGAAGGAGTCACACCAGTCATGACAGGATTGTTACAGGAGCCAAATCCTGGTATCAGCCGAGCAAGGGAAGAAGCTCTAAATGGGATCCCCAATGTAAGCCGTGGAtcactttacagaaaaaataaccctaaactattcattttcctttttaacacgtgagatggtttgtatttcagcatattgtcactgctgtttttctaaagcttttgaaacaaattctttcctcctccataGTATTGTCATTAAATGTCATCAACGCTCTTTTCAAATCTCTGTGAGAAGTACGATTCTCCTGATTTAACAGGTAACGAGAAGATGGAAAGAGATTGGGGCTACATTTTCCTGAGCAGTCAGTAATGCTGGATATGCAAATCCATAAAACGAGAGCCCTAAAGAAAGGAGATTTTCAAAGGTGCTGGGAAACTCTGACTTTGGTCGATGTCAACGGCTGCTTCCAAGTTCTCAAACTCTGGGTCAGAGCCTGGGGGGCCAAAAGCGGAGCCTTCACAGCAAGCTGTGTacgcacagcaagctcgctcCCAGCTACCCCAGAGCCTAAACCGGGAGGGAACCTAACTGACAGTCCTCTCTTCTAATTACAGAGCTCATTAATTTTACCACTCGAATGACTCGGGGTGAAAAAAGCCCAACAACCACACATTACACCCCGTGAAAGTTCTGTACATTTACCAGTATTTATATAGCGCCTCACTCCCGAGCACAGCCACACcagaaaacaacagcaataacaacttCAGAACAGCAAGGAATGAGTATTTCTCACCGGTTATTTCACCCACGCACCATCGCTCAGCTTATTGCCTTTTCCTAGACTCTGGactgcaaaaaaataattcttgaaagATCCTAAAATGCCTCACAAATGGCATTTGACACAGAAGTAGTTACAGCCCCGAGGTGAACGGCAGCGGTGCTGATAACGATCAACATCCCGCCAGGACTCCCTGCAGGCTGTgatgaacctgctgcacccaAGGGAGACACAAACCCTGTTGGGAAGAACCTCTGGCACCcatcagctacagaaatgccGACAGTCAGCCTGGGGGATGTGCACAGCCTCGGGGAGGAGGGGCCTTGGGACAGTCTCGTTTGTAGGAGCGGAGccgtgagcaggaggttggggaagGACAGGGGCTCCCCCAGCTCCGACTGCGAGGaaggcacaggacaggcagaacGGCCCCGCCACGCCGAAAGGCGAGCTGGCCGGGAAACCGAGGGGAATGGGGAAAAGAGCCACTGATTAATAACGAGGGATTGGTAGAGACTGCGATGGGTTAAACGCTTGTTTAGCTGGAATcccatttctgttggaaaatggcaTTATCACCCCCAGATTGAAAATTCGGAGTGAATCCCATCAGGAGGAGGATgggtcagagctgcctgggctgaggCGCTCACGGGAGgaaactctgccctaagctctggcaggagaagcagcccaggcagtttttcccttgggctctgtctgccatcagcgatgggattcaaccatcaaatggctccttcccccacaccaatatctcTCCCCGTGCCgcagtagggatgggaagctgctcccagtgcccagccaaggccatctggcagcagagcagtttaggcctttcccagcaatcccagtctccCTCCGGAATCCATCGGAAGCAGTTTGTAACtaaaggtacctgctggagatacctcccgggctcagggatttacagggagagaggcaaaatggaattaaaacggccagatgaggctgggtcgctcctccaccaggacagtgctgacggacgttgcctttccagccccaaaccgctgctccccccccccccccccatttcagcttcctccgggaattcagcaccaagagccaccggACAGCTCGAAGGGGGGGTGAAGccgcttttctgtttttttttcccttttccccaccAAAGCTCCCGCCGTTTcagggtcccgctgtactcacccagagcggctgctccctcgcaggggccgggcgagcctccctcctcccgggggtccccgcgggggggccggaggcggcgggggctgggggggggcaggacggagcggcgcttcactccctcggagggcgccgggcgcggggggggcagtTTCGCCGCTCGCCCCTCCCGGGGTTGGGGCTGtgggggcggcaggggggggcGGTTCTCGGCGCGGAGCCGGGACGCAGCTTCTGCCCGGCACCGAGagagccgctccgctccgcccgctccgctccccccgcccgccacGGGGCACGCcacgcccgccccgccggggccctcccggccccgccgccgctgccggccgagcccccccctcccccgccagcgccggccccggcccccgcgggaACCTCCGCAGCTGCTGCCACCGCCTCCGCCGCTGGGATCGGGCTGAGGGGAGGGGCGGGAAAGGAgcccattggcagctggaggggagggggcgggatCAGCAGCCtcattggcagctggaggggagggggcggggccagcagccccattggcagctggaggggaggaggtctcTGCcgaaagcacctgagaagggtctggtagggaatggggcccacgcTCACAAAAAGCTGTTGGATTCatgagctcatctcaagtgcatctataccaatgcaccagtatgagcaacaaccagggggagcttgaggccatgatgcagcacgagaactatgacatagccGCTATAACAGacacgtggtgggatgcctcacacgactgcagtgctgccatcgatggctgcaagctcttcaggagggacagacagggaaggagaggcggtggagtggccctgtatgtaagagaatgctgtgacagctcagaaatcaagtacagtgataacggagttgagagtgtttggattaggttaagggccaataaagcagatcttgctgtggcagtctgctatagacctcccaaccaaagcagtgagggggatgaagctttctataaacatctgggagaaatctcgcggtcacttgctgttgttcttgtgggggctttaacctcccgggtatctgctgggatcacagcacagcagagggaacaatccaggataacttcctcacacagctggtgagtgagccgaccagggaaggtgccctcctggacctgctgcttgtgaacagggaagagcttgtgggggaggtaaaggtcGGAGGCTGTCTGGGGTGCAGcgatcatgagatgattgagttttcgatccttggagaaacaaagagaggggtcagtaaaactgccaccttagacttccggagggcagactttgacctgttcaaaatgCCTTGACAAAATCCCTTGACAAAATCctttgggaggctgccctgaaggatatgggagtccaggaaggctggatgtACTTCAAGAtcgaagtcttaaaggcacaggagcgggctgttcccgcgtgccggaaaacaagcaggtggggaaggagaccggcctggctaaacagggacctttggctggatctcaagaacaaaaggagaatctatgacctgtggaagaggggccacgtctctcatgaagactataaagatgtagtgaagttattcagggagaacattaggagagccagagcacagctagagctcaacctggctacagctgttaaagataataaaaaatgtttctataaattcattaacagcaaaaggaggattagggaaaatctccctcctttactggatgcagagggaaacatggtaactaaggatgaggaaaaggctgaggtgctcaacgcctactttgcctcagtctctagcagtggaactggctgttccctggacacccagcctcatgagctgggagatggggaggggaagcagattgaggtcagcacagttgaagaggaggtggtcagagacctgctacaccactgggatgcacacaagtctgtgggaccgcatgggttacacccaagggtgctgagggagttggcagatgtgctcgccaagccgctgtccatgatttacctgaagtcgtgtctaactggggaggtcccattggactggagggtggcaaatgtgacacccatctacaagagaggcagacaggaggatccaggaaactatagagctgtcagtctgacctcggtgccagggaaggtcatggagcaggtcatctcaaatgccattacaagtcatatgatggacaaccaggggatcaggcctagtcagcatgggtttatgaaaggcagatcctgcctggcaaacctgatctccttctatgacaagatgacccaagtATTGGaccagggaaaggctgtggatattgtctacctggactttcgaaaagcattcgacacagttccccgtagaattctcatagaaaaactgtctgcccatggcctggaggagcgaacggtctgctgggtcaagcactggctggctggacggtcccagagagtggtggtcagtggagctcaatccagctggcggccggtcacaagtggtgttcctcagggctcggtgttgggaccatttctgttcaacatctttactgatgatctcgataaggacacagagtgtatcatcagtgaattcgcagatgacaccaagtgaagcgggagtgtcgatctgcatgaggacagggagactctacagagagacttggatagattggatcggtggccaacgttaatgggatgagcttcaacaaggacaagtgccaggtcctgcacttgggccacaaaaaccccctgcatggctacaggcttggggaggtgtgattggagctgtctggaagagaagggtctgtgggttctcattgacaagcagctgaacatgaacATGGTCGGGCTTTTTCTGGCTGCCAGGCATTTGGCTGAGATCAACGCACCACACGTgggtcccttcttttcctcagggaaagagcacagaaggcacaaacaaaagtAATTGTATTAGTGATGAGCAGAGTACCAGCAGACAATGGTCTCTGAAGTTCAGAGATCTGTGAAAATCTGGAAGATGGCTCTTTGTCCCCAGAATGAGAATTAAAGCGTTGTGTGGTGATTCGTACGCGTATAATGACCGATTAGAAGATTTTGTCATCGCTTGGGTGAGCGCTGAAACTACATCTCAAGTgaggggaggttgctgcaggcgcAGCGCTGCCCTGAAGGACCCAGGCACCCAGGAAGCGGGGGAAAGGGGACCTCCCGCTTAGGGCTACCCTACCTGCAACGTTTGGGACTCGTACAAACGCGTGTGCAAACACGTGTGCAAAGTTTGGAGATTGTTCAAAGGCCTGTGCGATGCTCAGGCTTGTACAAAAGCACGTGCCACGTTTGGGGCTGGTGCACATGCTGGTGCAATACCCGGGACTTGTGCAAGCCCTGGTGCGTGTCCAAAAGCCTCGGGACatggagggacagggctgcactggggggcactgggatgaactgggagcactgggagttcATTGTGTTATTAACAGCAGGTGGGTGCAGATAGTTAGAAGTGACCCCTGGGTGTGGGCAGCCTGTGAAGTGGATCCtgggacccttggggacatcaGGGTGCACCCAggtcaccccctgtccccccagccCAGAGGGGTCCCAGCACACTGGAGAACACTGGGAGACATCgaggggggacatggggaaaCTGGGGGACATTCAGGGACACTCTGGGAACCCCCAGGCCATCCTCTATGTCCCCATAGAAGGGTGCcaggacactgggggacactgggggaacACATGGGGACACTGGTTGACCCCAGGGACATGGAGGGACTCCCCCAGGCCAACCCCTGTCCTCATAGAGGGGTCCCGGGACATTTGGGGATGCTGGAAGACActgggggacacacatggggacactgggggatgctcagggacATTTTGGGGATCCACAGGCCACTGTTTGTGTCCCCACAGAGGGGTCCtgggacacagggggacacaggAGGGGAACCCATCCACATAGAAAGGTCCCAAGAACACATGGGGACCCCTAAGTTGcatggggacactgcaggggagaacatggggacactgggggacccccaggccacCCCCTGTCCTTATAGAGGCATCCCAGGATACTTGGAGAcctggggggggacactggggggcccCCAGGACACTCCCCAGCTCCATAGAGAGGTCCTGGGACAGTTGGGGACCCTGCAGGGGTGACATGGggagagcagaggaccaccaggccaccCCCTGTTACCAGCAGCAGGGTCCCCGTGGggtcactgggcagactggggggactgtgccactgCCCGGGGATCCTGTTTGCTTTCccaaaggaggaggggggcagtTGTGGACTGTCCCCAGGCTCTGATTTGGGGGAGACAGCACTGGAGGCGGAGGCAGAGGAGGCAGTTTGAGTGCTGGGGTGGTGTCACTGGTgggtgtcccagtgtcccccttggtgtcactggtgggggacagggacaacATGTTGTACTTTTGGATGCTGCTGgtgacagtggcactggggaccgTGGGTGCTGCTGACAccagtttgaccacaggctggacactggggacagtggtggtgccaggggaggtggcccGTGGGCACCGGGCTGCGGCTGAAGGTTGTCacgtgtggggcagggggacagcgtGGGGCACGGGGACAGTGTGGGGCATGGGCACACGGGGGGTTGGGCACAGGCACCATCAGGGGTGTGGGGAccatggggggacatgggacagtgtgggacaagggaatgtggggggacatggggacagtctGGGGCACGGGACGTGGGATcatgtggggatgtggggacagtgtggggacttGGGCACCGTTCCTGCCACCGTGATCAGGaccccaggacccttggggtgACACGGGTGACAAGTCCCCAGCTGGGTCTGGCGCgagtgctcgttcaggggctttcctaccccccaaggctcggctcacactgactccaaaaggcagtttattgccacagaaaagggccgTTGCCACCGTGACTCCACCGGGAATTCCACCGGgacgtgggtggcaccaacctcagagggtGTGGCAGGAGACTGAGGGCGTCCCTGCCTGTATGTGggggtggcgatgtcaccgtggccatggtaacctgccaggggtgtccctgcccatatatggggtCCCAATGTCACAACGGCCGCTGTGACCACGGAGACAAGCCTATAGAgaggatcgctgggctccagccgtgcgtcagtgcgacctgggaggtgaAGAGAgcgcaggggagggatggggcttgcggggggctgccgagggaggagggggggtcccacacctcagggcactggggctgtgctgagagctgacccgcgccctgcttctccctcagagtcagccgaggagcatctgggagagacaccccGGTGCTGCTCGGACAGGGACGCTCCCAACGCTCAGTGTGGACACGTCCATGtctgagaggagagaggaggaggcccccgactcgatggagcagggtgagagcaaagtttccctcctgcagcacagcagaggggctgtcggGGCAGTCAGCGTGGGGCCGAGCgcggtggcagggggaggcagtgcCTGCGAAGCCCCTTCCTcaccacggcccccagcccttcccctcagcccctcagggacggagcaggcccctgggggacaatccctcagggacgcttcaCCGGGCCCACAGAGGTGCTCATTCCCAccggcatttgctctctcccctccagcgtgcGTGCTGTGCGGCTGGGCAGCGGCGGACCCAGTTCTCTGCGGGCAGAAAATGAAGATTGAAGATTTATGTGCCCATTTCTTCTgcctggtgagtgccccggggctccctccagctcgctGACAGGCACTCCCTGCCACACCCTCCTCATtagctcctcctctcttctcttctgcagatgtTTGCCAGTGAGCTTTCTTACTGGCAGGACGAGGAATCAGGGATCATGCTATTTGACCCTGACGACATTTGCCGCACAGTGGAGCGGGCAGCGCAGAAGGTGAGGACCTGACAAGGTCAGGGAGAtttgtgtcaggagaggtttgggggagcttagcgcagagcccaggaaagaaatcccagcccctccaagcagctctgggacaaaagccttgctcccagcagctccagcccaggagcctcgTGCGCCGGGCGGATCTGTGGGCTGTGGCCCAGCAGCGGCCACATCCTGCGCCCTGCCCGGAggtgtggggctggctggggaggccctgaggctgTTGCTGaggggggctgctctgctctttccagcaatGCTTCGTCTGCGGTGAGAACGGGGCCGCCATCacctgctgccaggagggctgCGACCGCAGCTTTCATCTCCCCTGTGCCATGGAGGGTGAATGTATCACCCAGTACTTTTCTCCATATAggtacctcctctcccctcctcgcCCCCATTGGGGAAGGACCCAGCGCTTTTCACCTCACCcaccccttccctcttcccccaggtccttctgcagggagcaccgcccagagcaggaggtggaggcggcTCCGGAGAAGGACACTGACTGCCTCAtctgcctggagcctgtggaggacagaaagtcctactGCACCATGGTGTGCCCCGCCTGCAAACACGCCTGGTTCCACCGGGGCTGTATCCAGGTGGGAGCCGTTCTCTCACCCCCGGGGcatggcaggagctgggcagaaccagggcctcactcctgctccttttgtttccGCTGCAGGGCCAGGCTTGCTACGCTGGCATTGGTTCCTTCAGCTGCCCCCTCTGCAGGGACAGGCGTGACTTTATCATGAACATGGTCACCATGGGCATCCGAATCCCCTTGAGGTTGGTGTCCTGCCGGCTCACAGGACAGGAGGCTGCAAGCCCTGGgccatgccaggggctgcccctgcagtcCTGGTCCTCCGCTGTCCCGtcagcctgggcttcagcttcacGGAGGATCTGTAAACCGGGTAgcggggaggagcagggctgccctgcatcGGCCTTATGccggggcagcaggggctcagcgATTTCCCTCTCTCCATCAGAAATCCATCACAGGACAACGGGCCTCCAGACGGAGCACTAATCCAGAGGCACAGCCGCTGCGATGCCCGCGAGTGCCTTTATCCCGGAggaagggagcaggcagaggaacgggggtaagttgccaaagcggcaccctgggctctgcacgGGATCTCTGTCTCGCCAAGGGCTCAAAGCGGAAGGATGAGAACAGGAGCTGTGCCGCACAATTCTGTGCTGCGGTTACTTTGTCCTCACAGCCATGAACCCTtttgcttccccaggccctgggaactgctcctgtgcagctcctgcgctgCCGAGGGCACCCACCGGCGCTGCTCCAACTTGgggaccagcagcaccagctgggaatgcgagagctgtgctggccagggcaccggtaagaggcaaagcaccttcatggccctgggctggggacagggccCAGGCAAGGCCTGGTAGCaggtgcccaggctgggcttggcagagcctCTCTGCCCCAGGAGGACTGGGAGCACTGCTCTGGCCTCTCCACAGTGACCTCTGTACCCGTGACCTTCCTGCTTCCCCTTACAGactccagtgacagctcagagctcgctggctctggcactgggCTGGCCGACGACTCCCCAGCGCGtgagggaagcagcagctccagctcaccTGGGCCCGACCACAGGCAACGCCGTTCCCGGgtgcaacgtcgggcccagacgcCCTACAGCTGGTCCAGGAGGcgccgggagaggagccacgCGCCAGCACcaggtgctgagagcagcacccccggccaggcagcactggggacgTCCCACGGCTCCCCAGTAACAGCGACCAGCAACCCCAGCACCGCCAGCCAGCTGCCGTCTCCAGCGCCCGAGagtggcagcagctccagccaccaCGGGCCCGTGCGGATGAGGGACCGCTCCCGTGTGGAACATCGGGCCCAAAACCCTTACAACCGGCCCGCACACAGACACGGTAGCAGCCGTGCGCCGTCCCCTcgtgctggccctgatccccctCCACCGGCGCAGTGAAGTGAGCCGTtaatctctgccctgggagactcCACGCTCATTTGTTGgcttcctccccctctccctttctcgAGGGGCAGGGTTAGGGGTGGGCCCAAAGGG
It contains:
- the LOC141950094 gene encoding LOW QUALITY PROTEIN: E3 ubiquitin-protein ligase PHF7-like (The sequence of the model RefSeq protein was modified relative to this genomic sequence to represent the inferred CDS: inserted 4 bases in 2 codons); translation: MGSQCHNGRCDHGDKPIERIAGLQPCVSATWEMFASELSYWQDEESGIMLFDPDDICRTVERAAQKQCFVCGENGAAITCCQEGCDRSFHLPCAMEGECITQYFSPYRSFCREHRPEQEVEAAPEKDTDCLICLEPVEDRKSYCTMVCPACKHAWFHRGCIQVGXPFSHPRGMAGAGQNQGXSLLLLLFPLQGQACYAGIGSFSCPLCRDRRDFIMNMVTMGIRIPLRNPSQDNGPPDGALIQRHSRCDARECLYPGGREQAEERGPWELLLCSSCAAEGTHRRCSNLGTSSTSWECESCAGQGTDSSDSSELAGSGTGLADDSPAREGSSSSSSPGPDHRQRRSRVQRRAQTPYSWSRRRRERSHAPAPGAESSTPGQAALGTSHGSPVTATSNPSTASQLPSPAPESGSSSSHHGPVRMRDRSRVEHRAQNPYNRPAHRHGSSRAPSPRAGPDPPPPAQ